Sequence from the Mytilus galloprovincialis chromosome 13, xbMytGall1.hap1.1, whole genome shotgun sequence genome:
ttttattttgatttacattgattatatgtgattttatttgtttgggttttttttgcgaAATTTGTGAAAATGTCCCACTTAACAGTAAAACATTCAGCATTTACAAAACTAAGACATCTGGTCCAATAATATTTATTGCACAATTACTCATCTATAATACAAATTAATATGGCGATGTATTAAAATACGAAATTTTTTTCCAAAGGAAATATACATTCAATTGTGTTACACACCAAGTCTTATTTTTTGCTCATTAATGATCTcaagatttatttataaataaactgtaaatGCAGATCTTTTGGTAACAAAACCTTGTACTGTTGATTTATACCTTATCtaccaaatatattttatctataagTAGGAACAAGTTTCAAAATGGTTCTATATTTTTTACACAGTTCTTGAAGTTACATTATGAAAATAGAAATCTAAGCAGTATGAAAACTGGAACACTTTACAGTATACGATTCTTATGATTCCAAACATTCTAGTGATCAAGTTCTCAGCATTCAAACACAATGATGATCCAGTCCCACAAAGTCAGACACTGATGACCATACACTTTATTACAAATTTAATGACAACAATTGATAACTGTGAAATGTTTATTTCTTCTTCTTTGCTTTTTGTTGATCTGTTGATTCTACTGTTTCTACAGATTTCTGCCAAACAATATTCATTCTTCTGAACATTGGCCATGGTGGTAAGGttaactgaaataaaaatatgtatttgaaaaaCTAAATCTAAACATTATCCATGATGAAAGTGCTATCTGAAAAGCACTAAGTCACTAGCCATGATGGTCTTTTtatcaaagataaaaaataactatttgaataaaagcaaacatattttaaaacaaataacactGGCCAAGGTTGAACAGTTATAATAATACCAAAAGCACAGTTATGGCAAGGCATTGTtgatattttcattgtactaaatAATTCTTAGCTGTTCAATTTGATGTAAGTTGTAAGCAACCATAGGCTgatcctgccccccccccccccactctTTTACTTGGgagaaaatttggttgattatatagggaatcacttaaGCATGAGTGTAGTGGCCCCcattataaaaagttctggatctgaaCTGGTATGTGATCATCAGATGTCGTTTGAGtattataaagaagaagaaggcTTGTAtgttatttcagatttcagatttTGATGACATTTTGTGTGCATTTAGAACTTGTTCACTGTTATTTTACATACATTCTTTACATTTAGAATTCAAATTATTCGAATGCATacaaaatttcatcaaaatctgAAACATTTCACCCAATTATGTGCACTTTGCTATTAATGTTTTTTCTTAACTGCTTATTGTAGATTTTAGGtatcttttgttatttttctgaTAAAGATTAATAGGGGTAGGATAAAGAACTCAAAAACTAGTTCAACCTAACCATGTTTATCATATTCTGTGGTTGTCTTTAGTAACTTCAAAACTAGTAGTAGTAACAACTTTCATTGATGGAAACTAGCTGATATGCTGTTAGTGTAATGATTTAGTTTCTGTGGCTTAAACATACACATAcatttggtgtgagccaaggctccgtgaagtccatactttgacctttaatggtttacttttataaattgttatttggatggaaagttgtctcattggcactcaccccacatcttcctatatctcacAACAATATGAATCCAGCTTTTTTGaaaagtatatattatataaaatgtgtGAAGATTTAGTTTGTATGGCCTTACCAAACAAGATAATATAAATCCAGCTATTAATATATACATGGTCTGTGCTTATTTAGTTTGTATGGCCTTACCAAACAAGATAATATAAATCCAGCTATTAATATATACATGGTCTGTGCTTATTTAGTTTGTATGGCCTTACCAAACAAGATAATATAAATCCAGCTATTAATATATACATGGTTTGTGGAGATTTAGTTTGTATGGCCTTACCAAACAAGATAATATAAATCCAGCTATCAATATATACATGGTTTGTGAAGATTTAGTTTGTATGGCCTTACCAAACAAGATAATATAAATCCAGCTATTAATATATACATGGTCTGTGAAGATTTAGTTTGTATGGCCTTACCAAACAAGATAATATAAATCCAGCTATTAATATGTACATGGTCTGTGAAAACTGTTGACATATGTATCCCCAACCAAATCCAACAATCTGAAAAACAAATCACATCATTCATTTGTCATTACAAATAAGAATATGTCCATATA
This genomic interval carries:
- the LOC143057165 gene encoding signal peptidase complex subunit 1-like, coding for MDLERFLPEAFKKVPLHMDFEGQKRAERLFQVIILVFGIVGFGWGYICQQFSQTMYILIAGFILSCLLTLPPWPMFRRMNIVWQKSVETVESTDQQKAKKKK